The sequence below is a genomic window from Macrobrachium nipponense isolate FS-2020 chromosome 40, ASM1510439v2, whole genome shotgun sequence.
AAGTGCATTCAtcagcctttaaaaaaaaaacagcatataTACGCGGCACATTTTTTGGTGTCAGTGACCTGAATTGCTGCGATGACAGATACATAACCAGAGACCATCCACACACCCACAGCTGAGGAAAGCTTCCTGGTGCGTTGTGGTCATTGTGCTCAGCGACGATCCCGTCTTCCTGACGGCGTTGGCCAAGGTGGGACTGAAAGCGAGGCTAGTGGGGTGGCCGACGAAGATGCTCGTCGTTACGAGGCTAGAGCCGGCTAGCCTGACTTATCTCATATCCCAGCACTGGATCTATTCCTTGATGAGTACCATGTTTGTGAACCTGGAGGTCAAGGGAGTTTCATACAGGTAGGTACAGTCGCCTCCAGAGTTTCGTAGTAAACGTCTTTTAAGTTGAAAGTacctgctgtgtgtgtgtgtttggtaatAAACAAAAGGTCATTGAAGGAATATGATGAAAAGTGCGATGGAAGGAGGATTGGATtggattggattatagaatttaggccaaaggccaagtgctgggacctgcgaggtcattcagcgctgaaaaggaaatggacagtaagaaggtctgaaaggcgtaacgggaggaaaacctcgcagttgcactgtaaaacatttgttagagagggtggaaagtcaaactgaagaaagagaatatgaacgaaggtacagaaaaaggaatgaaagaggttgcagctaggggcccaagggacgctgcaaaaacccttaagcaatgcctacagtgcaccgcgtgaggtgcactgacaacactaccctcctacgggggatGGAAGGAGGATGATAAATATAAAGTGAATTTTAACTTTGGTTAAATAATATACAACAGTATCAGAATGACTAGGAGCAattggtgtgtgtatatgtgtgcgaaAGACAGAAAGAGGAAATTTTGGTATAGTGGTTAATGTCGTAGAATGCCACTTAGTCGTAGCTGGCTCGCGTCTCCCACAGGGTGgcaaaaatcactggctctgtatcatgatcagttactggcgCAGTGTGgcgtctgcagtgggaggttgaaaccaacattctttggaagcttgaatttcaagtcaatggcccttttggtgtgcttgttccatgtgaataggttccatctgctgaaataataacaataataataatggagaaacaaatcaacagttatgtaaatacacatatatttaaatttaaaactttaaggatatctttcgggaatctgttcggttccctttaCCAatctcagattgataaggggaaccgaacagaatcccgaaagctatccttaaagttttaaatttaaatatatgtactgtcggccaacgaagaattggcgtagtttcttaattccttgttcgttatggaaatattgccatatgcaggtgccagattatttacttaacaataaataacatttcctttcaaaggtgctatacttgaaataaattacattagaattgagtagacttattcaacgtattaaagataattattttgcaaagtaatgaaaatatataccgatggatccacgatttctaattttattctcagctctaacttcgtgacagcatacctaagcattttgaagttggctttgctgccgctcgagtcttgactcaacgtatcgtactgcactggggtgttgtcatttcgtctcctacagccgataaacaatacatcaaagcgttaacattctttgaaaacgatgtttaattaaactaattttgtcctttgatcaataaaataatttgcatgacacatttagtgggcctaaattggacttctgattttcacacatgattagtctagatctattttcagtagtatactctctcggatactatgtatgaatgaatatctAAATcgacaatatacgtatatattaatctgctttatttgatttttcctgttattattgttttattagccatgttcgcctttcttcttatccttttcataattgcttaacataatttactcagacctagctattcaaagtcaaaaagcaatcataaaaaaaaaaatcaaactaatataattcagtcttttattttttatcaaaatttcctTACATATATCCTGTTCATCTAGGGCACgtttggaaagctgtgggagtcaaaactgatgaatacattaagaaaggcttactttcattaaagctttcttaggttgatctttctgtagctattcatttcttctaaatagaaattaattaaaaattattttcacataatatacctagacctactaccataagcatattataagtagctgaaaggataagaaatgtggaaggtgacgttctcgtttaagtctatttcatattttttttttcttttttcaagaaaaacctactgctttaatcaagggttgctctttgacggctacaacaatcatacggggtgtaacacgagtgtatgcacatattttggggaatgaaagataaagtttctttgaacagaaaatattttataaacatctttgaacagaaaatattttataaacaaacattttaaggcgtccgttgtcggtgcggggaattttttaaaaaaccgttatcattagtgatgctttcacgcgatggagttcgtagcgagaagtcggatcgagtcgcctgagatgtagaagagagcggaggtggcgtataggagtgatggagggattaggccaatgttaataaagtatctcccaataaaatgtattctttaggtttgaagaaaaaaaaaatgcatgcatcattgaaactgtttccctccctatccgtagtattcactggccaccgatgaaaaacaaaacaaaaagagtaagcctaacgaatctctcatccatcaaagataagtttgcttattcattagacacctatcaaagatttcaaatgtagatttaaaaatctcttcctctccatttaaagaattcatcagacaccagtcataagcttagagctagtcatgattcttGGTTCAGCAATaccgtgacgaggcactagaattcaaaattcacaaatgaatgttgctcagcaacatttaccctactgtattgtcttgctctcttgggTGCTtcaaggtgttccacctctaggcccctgttctaaactttgccgttctttaaacagtttgattcatctatgtatgattctctccggtttattaagctttcttgatatctctccatcaggaacttgcaccaaatgcagtgcaataattgtctctagctcatcgagggatgtttcatagaccgataaatgacacattgacattggATTCCTGTGCACATAatgacatcaaaagcaatagagtgaggtcgcatggttcacactgttaggttattgtttttttttctttttgtttttaaatttgatagcattttgtgagatcccaatgttttctgtaaaatttaacaaatggaatagttcaactaccttcaacttaatattgaaatgtaaggactatgtttatgcgatactactagtgataagtgtctcctatctatttggtaatgtatatcagtggttgtgatacgatgttttctatcacttcgtttcgttcacgtcaattttgctatatggaaagtagttttacacaataacataacataatgttctaaaaatattagtgactgtttttaacgtcattacatatgatttcttccatctttgaaaagaaaaatcgataaataaggcatgaatcgtgcgtcaggcaggtgaacgaaaaattatgaaactctgccaccagttttttggccgacagtacatttgcataactgtggatttgtttctccatttgaagacttgtgctactatgaggatttttaaaaaataataataatagagggtCGTACGCAAACTTGATTATGCCTGTTGCTTCTTTCCATGTAAATTTGTTTATACTCAGATGTCATCGATATGCTATCGTCATCTAATGTTTTAACGTTTTCTTTCACAGATGGGTTATCTATTCTCATTTCCCTTATAGTCCCGAGGGTCCCAAAGAAGTAGTCATCGGAACTTGGGCTCCGGGGATGGGATTTCGTCTTCATACAGGTCAACGCCTCTTCCCTGACAAATACCAAGAGTAAGATACAGTCTGTTAATTGTCATGTTAAATGTATTTCCGGCAGAGTTGGACTCCTCAAGTTCTAATACGGAATAACTTGACCATTTTCTCAATATGTTATCATTCCTGTAGGTCCCTGTTTTCGTTGTTTCTAGGTCTCTTAAAAATATTTAGAGTTCTTTAGTGCTGTGGATAATAAGTTATGACACTCGTGACATGAAACATGACAAACACATCAGGGCAACTTGGTAATATTTGTCGAGAGATTCTCTCTATGTTTAGACTTTCTTGATGGTTTTTCACCCGATATGACAACTGGCATAAAATTCCCgagaaaaaatatttgtcctttGACTTTTTAGTAAATTAGTGGGAAACAGAAAAATGCTTCAGGACTCTGTCCAAATGCTCCAATAATAAGTAGTGTCTACAGAGAACTGCCCCtcctagttagttagttattttattgacaaaaaatatacaatttttaaatgtcaaaatttgtccacaaagagacataatacaaaataaacaaagtgaacAGTAacctcttctgttcttgcaagtacatggcctacaaagaaaaatacaacaagaaaaacaCAACTTCAAGAGCAAATAAACTAAGCCTATGAgactataaaaaacgaaaaaagggaCTTAATGCAGAGAAAAACGTAGTCACATCACTATCCAGTATCAAGTCCTAACACACGatgcttggaaaaaaaaagaggaaaagtttatttgaagaaaaacataaaacagaagacagcCGCACATTACTTATAAGTACTGATCATTTTCCATCACGAACCGCAGCTTTCACGGAGGTATTGTGAACGTGACCAGCCTGACGCACACCCCATACTGGATGGAGGAGGAGTACACCAAGGAAGACGGCACCAAAGGGAAGATCATCACAGGGACAGACGGTCTTCTTCTCCATGTCATCGCTAAGAAGCTGAACTTCACTTTCTACCTCATGCCTGCCGATGACTGGGATGAGGTACCAATTGTCTTCCAGATTTGCCCGTTCTGGTTAAAATCGCGTCCACACCACGGTGAAACATGTCATCGATACATCGGCAACTTTTCGCACACGGGTCAcgaaacaggttgaatacaagtcgacGACTTATTGGTAGTTCTAACCAATGCTTCATGTAATTATTCCACCCTTGCCAAACGTTCGTTATGGTCGCAGACTCATTTGCGACCTGTTTGCGATATGTATACGATAAGTTGCCGAAGTACGCTCATGACATgtttttactgtagtgtggactAACTTCAATAATTCCCTAGAAAGACTCAGAGATGTTCCGAACTATGTCAGGTATGAGCTGACTGGATAAATCTACTATTCTATCTCTCTTGAAGCAGAGGTGCCCAAACAGTCTATCGCGATCTGCCAGTCGATCGCGACCACTTGTTTGGCCGATCGCtgttcccccacaatcctatttaaacaaacaaaaacacaaacatatatatatatactgttctgttacaacggaattccatctaataaaaggagcccataaaacgccaaaacatagagagaaaatattatatttcagagactgctgtctctctcttcaggtagatgagtgacaaaagttacagaaaaggtggtatttataaatatataccaccttttctgtaacttttttcactcatctacctgaagagagagacagcagtctctgaaatatagtattttctctctatgttttggcattttatggggtccttttattagatggaattccgttgtaacagaacagttttaccagtcatatatgtgtgtgtatatatatatatatatatatatatatatatatatatatatatatatatatatatatatatatgtttgtgtttttgtttgcttAAATAGGATTGTGGGGGAATAGCGATCGGCCAAACAAGTGGTCGCGATCGACTGGCAGATCGCGAtagactgtttggccacctctgctTCAAGAGAGATAGAATAGTAGATTTATCCAGTCAGCTCATACCTGACATAGTTCGGAACATCTctactcatgttttatcgtactatggcgctatttgaaaaattatttttcccacttaatatgtgattatgtagtatggtagatcgtaaagGCGTTTTAGTCTTTAGAGCAGATCTCGAAGTCCaaaaaagtctggccacccctgtcTTAAGGTGTCGAATAATCCACAGGTTGAGCGCCTAGTCATAGATCGAGAAGCATACATGTCTCCCGTCTACTGGGACCTGATCCCCGAGCGCCTGGAGAGATATGACATGTCCTTTGTCTACGAACACGCGTACTTTGCTTTCTCCATGGTTGCGCCTCCTGTGAAGCCCCACTGGACGAGCCTCTACTACCCCTTGACTGATGACGTCTGGATTGCTACCCTCGTCAGCTTAGCCTTTGCCTCAGTTGCACTCGCTATGGTAAGTAGTACTATGCTGGATCTTGCGACTTCTGTTTCGCACCCGAATTCATGACGTTACAAGTTACaaggggttacaaggattaggatgtctcaaagacttgttagtccattcgagcaggcatcgtgtgctcacttatctgtaagagcaggttttactgtggattcacagtgtcctaatgattttgtctagccttcttttaaactcttccccagcactgttgctgtttacaacttctggtggcagtttattccacgtgtcacttatcttatatgtgaagaagttcccacagtgggatgtgttgtatctcttcagttctagtttccatccattatttctcggTACGCTTCAGAAATGTTATCCTAGTTTTCGTAAAAGTGgtccaaaagaaaatattataatgctatatgagtCTTGAATGCTGAAGTTGGAATTAAGAGAATAGATGGTCTCTTTTACAACTAATCTGTGGCAACAGAAGGGAACATGAGCCAACAAATTAAAGCTAAAGAGAATGGCCTCTTCTCAAATAAGTACATACTAGCGTCGTAAAGATGGTTCTATCAACAAAATAATGCAGGAAGAGGGTCAGATAAACCAAGGCTTAGGAAGTTAGAAtgttctcctaaaaaaaaaaaagtctgtgttCAAGGGTTTCAAAGGGAGAATTCCTCCGTTAAGGATAAGGCTTGCGAGAGAAAGCATGTTGTCTTGGAGGAATTGCTTGGGAGACTAACTAATTTTTCTTGGTAATGTAGCAAAGTCAGAGGCGAGTCTAAAGTATGAGTCAGGGAATAAGGTAGCAACTGGAAGTCATCAACAGGAATATCACTCTGCACAACAGTGATATGAGAACCGAAAAGATGAAGAATTTAAAAGCCAAATCACGATGGTCAAATTTATGTCTCAAAGGTTAAGGAGTGACTTAATCAAACACACCAGCAGCAAAGAGTCTTTGCTAAGGATTCATCGATTAACATCACTGAAGATGGTATGAAGCCACTTAACTTAAACTGGTGTAACCAATTTCAGAATGAAAGAGTCAAGATATCAAAGTATGAATCACCCTACAGAATGTAGCCATCATTGACAATAATAGAAACCAGAAGGAGAGTAAATCATGTAACAagatatgcaattctattggagCACTTAATCCCCTGACTAtatctggggcacttgtacttatatataacgttggatataaacaaaggactgagcttgtctttgacCTTGAAGAGTGTActaaaattatcttaaattttgCGTTTGCCCTCAAACAAAGAAACCTCTTTACTTTTCCCGTACTGAATGGAAAGAAACCCTCTGATGGAAAACAGTGTGTATATCAGCAACTTCCTAATTTTTCATCATAGAACAAAACCAGAcccatatttggaatcctcgtaaaAATTTTTACCAGAATCAGGATAAGTCCTGGGGCTACTTTTGTTTCCAGTTTACCAAGGTTTCCTTCAGGAACTTAGGTATTGTGCCTAGTGCTCTGATGATTATGAAAACTACCTATCTACTGATATTCCACAGAAATCTCAATTCAATCCACAGGTCTTTGTACTTTTCTATTTTCTGAAAAACCGATGCCAGTCACAAGGAAACTACACAAAAAAGCAGAatgacatacttttttttttaggagaacaTTCTAACTTCCTAAGCCTTGGTTTATCTGACCCTGTTCCTGCATTATTTTGTTGATAGAACCACAGAGATAAATTCTAATACCAACAAACACCCCATTTCAGATGCTTTCTCTGAACAAGACGAAGGCGTGGGAAAAGCTCCACGAGGCAGAGATTGCTATCCTGGAGGTCGTGGGGACTCTGCTGAATCAGACCTTCGCTCATCAACATCCTGACACTGGATCGACGAGGATGCTGGTCGTAGCCTGGCTGCTGTTCTCGTTTCTCATCGGTTCCGTTTACAGGGCCAATCTCACCGCTTTCTTGATGCTGCCCAAGCCTCAGCCCAGGGCAGAGACAGTGGAGGAACTTGTGGAAGCTGTTGATGTGTAAGTTTCTCGGGGATTGACTGTTGTCTAAGTTAAATTTCAATCCTGACTGTGAAATTTATAGACTAGGAGAGGATACACTGACTACCGTTGACATATTCATTATCCCTGATGTATAGTGTAAGGAATTACAGGATGTCTACACAAAATGTTTttaatgagagagacgagaggacgaggagatgagatgagagagagagagagagagagagagagagagagaagagagaggattgGGGTGTTATGAAAATGACGATGAATTGTTATTGTCCTGtgatatatgacaataataaaaatttgcactcaTCAATCAATCTGGTCTGGTCAACAATTTGCAAATAATTTAAAATCACTTAGGTTACGCTGATAAATCTGTCTTTACAACTCTGGTAAAATCACATAATCAAGTCTTGTAGCTAGATTCTGGAAACCGGTAGGCATTATACTTACAGAACCTACACCCAACTTGAGCTCAGGCAAAAGTTAGCTGCAGTAAAAGGATataaatctgcaaaaaaaaaaaaattgactagtAAAAATACATCTTTAATCAATTTTGCCACCTTAGTTTATTTCATTACAATCCAAGACCAATTATTAGGTAACTTCTCCTGTGTTGTGCATGACGCACAGTGGGCAATGCACTGCAGGAACTTTAAATTTGTATAGCCCCAGTCTTTCCTATGGGCAGGGGGTCCCTCTGGGACCCCCTGCCCCCAGGACCCACCCCCGAATACGCAGCCATCTAATCTAATAACAAATCTTAAAGTCCGGACTCAGAATTGTCAAGAAATGAGACTCAGTGGTTTGGTAATCTCCCTTGTGtttaatattaccattatttATTTCTAAGTGAATACAGCTAAGGGTTTTCAACAGACAAAAACGTAATCGTTGACTCTCCAAGGCACTGAATTAAAAGAATCTAGCAGCTTGTCCCATGTTGATTCGTTCTCTTTATTTCTTGACAGGGTGACCGGCGAAACCTACTCTGAATCGACCAAGATCTTCTTCATGAAATCGGAATACCCTCCTTACAGGAAACTCGGAGAAATGCTTACCATCGGTTACGAGACTTCCGTCGGAATGCGGCTGGCTGAGGAAAACAAAAGGTGAGACTGTGAGTGAGGAGTTGAAGAGTTTTTCTCTGATATATTTGAACTGCTGGACCATGAGCAGTTCGTTAACGTGGAGTCAGTTTTGATAAGGTCTAAAGCCTCATATTACGGAAAACATTGGTGACGAGCTTGATGGGGCGCGcaacgctgcgctggaacccagcCTTGCCCATCATGTCTCCCCTTAACCTCTCGATCTGCTACCTACCTCGCcctccacccggggcggacaaacagatttgcaggaggagtgaggatgtgtcatgtctccccctaCCTTCCTGAACCCCTACCTACTACGGCCCCTACCCCCGCTGCACCTGGGCGAACAAagaagaaagatccactcggattttattattgtagaaGATTATCGAAAGGAAATAAGAATGTTCGAATCATTTCTAACGGACACTAAATTTTTTGTTTGGAGAGTTTTAAATTTCGTTCGAAAAAGCAAAAAATGTGGCGATCTCTGATTGACAAAAATAAGGCTTTTCTATAATTGAAAGCATAACAAACAGAATCcattaattttttgtgtgttaGCTCTGATAGGCTTTGAAATTTTGTGTTGTAGGTTTGTCGAGGCCGTAGGAAGGAGGGTCGTGTGTTAATGAAAGGAGTAGCAGTAGGACTGCATCTCATTGTGAGAAAGGTTAGAAAAGCCCTGAAACACCGACGTGAGAAGCCATTTCATGGGCTTCCCAGTAACGATTgagaaaaaaagctaaaataagTAAACTGTTGACCATATCAGGTTAATTTCACGAAAGTTTACAATCTTAATATCCTCTAGAAACGGTAGCGGAGAAGTTTAAGACCTCATATCAGACTACGATTTTGGTGACAACGCTCAAAACCTCACTCATCACTGAGCAACGTCAATGGAACAAGTCCTAAgacttaatataatatagaaatgtCAGCGAGAAAGTTCAAGGTCCTTTAATGTAAGATAGAGATGTTTGTGAAGGAGTCCAAGGACTCGGTATCAGATATCAATCTTTGCCAAAAAGTTCAAGGACCTATATGATCAGGTCAATTATTTATGATGAAGTTAaggtacgtattatatatataaaaaatgaaaagtcagTGAGCTATTTGAAAGACCGAGATTATTTTTAGTTCAGGAGTTCAGGGATTTAAGagtatattaaaatttaatatagaatttcaAGGATTTAAGAGTATatcataaatttgaaaaaaagttaAAGTATTTAAAATCAGATTAAAATTTGAGAGAGAAGAATTTCAAGGATTTAATACCGGATGAACATTTTTTCACCGGATGAACATTTTTTCAAAGTTCACTGATCTAATATCAGGCAGAACTGTAGGTGATGAAATTCAAAGACCTATTATCGAATAGAAATCTCAGCGAGAAATGTGAGCAAAGAATTCGGGGTCCTAAGGGCACAGAGAACTGTGAGAGAAAAAGTTCGAGGACATTCTGCCTATGTCCTTGAATATCAAAGTACACAGAAGCTCAGGGACTCAAAATATGATTAGGATCTTCTCTCCCTGACAATTGTTTGTCTCTCAGATCTTCGCTAACTACATCCATCCACCTTAGTTCATGAAGTCTTCTCTTGCTCTCCCACCGGGGGTTAGGTTTTCGTGCTcagctaccaatctggtggtccgaagttcgattctcggctcggccaacgcgtaatcagaggaatttatttctggtgatagaaatgcatttctcgatatcatgtggttcggatcccactacaGGTAAGCTGtgcgtcccgttgctaggtgaccaattggttcctagccacgtaaaaatatctaatccttcgggccagccctaggagaactgttgatcagctcagtggtctggtaaaactaagatatacgtaactTAGCCCACCAGGGGGACTACTATCTGCATCACTCCGACTATGTCTCATCCATTCTCATCGCTTGGCCATACCACTGCAGTCTTCTTTCCTGTGCCTTCTTAATCATAATTCTATGAAGATATTactggaaaactaaaaaaacaatcgTTTCCCAAACAGGTCTTCTCACGTGGACTTCCTGAAACACATGCACCACGTCCTTGTAGACAAGTTCACTCGTCCTGATGGGACTACAAGCCTCTACATAGGGAAGTCCAACATCGTCTATCTTCCCTCATCTTGGCCGATGTCCCACGATACTCCGTTCTTGCCCCACGTGGACAAGATTCTAATCGAGGCCGTTGAGGTAATAAAGTTATTGTAATGTAATGGAATGACTATAGTGTAGTTTTGTAACGTATCATCTTTATTAAGTTTGCTCTGCTTAAATAGAATATCTTTAGTTGTGAAAGATTTTACTGTTGAGTTGCAATTCCATTAATGTAATAAATATGGATTTAGTTCTAAAAGTTTTGCTAAGTTTAGTTAATGCAAAATggtttattttgtttagttttaatgaAATGGATTTACTTCAGTTAAGTAACAAAATTCTGTAGTGATTATGGTCTGGCTGTGGAAGTCTTCACTTGGTGTCGATGTGATGGAATGTAATAACTATAGTTGAATTGTAAATGgcttatttaatttacttatggTGCCGTGAgagaacatattattatttataaaggcAATCTGATTTAGTTTTAATATAAAGAATTTAATATAGTTCAGATTTTTGCTCAGTTTAAATATAACTTTAATGAATTACTAGTTTGGTCAGAAATTTCTTAGAAGCTATACGAACGACAGTGTTCCAGACCtttacgtaaaaaaaagaaaaaaaattatgaattccaGAATACGCTAACATCACTTTTCCCCACCTTCAGTCTGGAATCCTTGAAGGCTAGCATCCCTTTTATCCCCTTTCAGTCTGGAATCCTTGAAGGCTAGCATCCCTTTTACCTCTTCAATCTGGAATCCTTGAAAGCTAGCATACCTTTTACCTCTTCAGTCTGGAATCCTTGAAGCCTAGTATCCCTTTTATCCCCTTTCAGTCTGGAATCCTTGAAGGCTAGTATCCCTTTCAGTCTGGAATCCTTGAAGGCTAGTATCCCTTTCAGTCTGGAATCCGTGAAGGCTAGCATCTCTTTTACCTCTTCAGTCTGGAATCCCTGAAGGCTAGCATCCCTTTTACCTCTTCAGTCTGGAATCCTTGAAGTCTAACACCCCTTTTTCCCCCGACTTCAGTCTGGCATCATAGAAAAGTGGTACAGAGACGAGATCGAGAAGGCGCGGCGAAAGAGCATGGAGAGGCTGCGGGAGAGCCGAGCCAAGGGCCTGGCGGAGAACAGCGAAGCCATCAACGAGGAGGACATCATGAGCGGCGCCATCCCAGCGCTGTCTCTGGCCCACCTGCAGGGGCCTTTCATTTTGGTCGTCATCGGCTCGGTCTTGGCCTTCGTCGCGTTCTTCTTTGAGGTCGCGTGCGGCCTGCGCTGTTGTCGGTGATTTTAAGGACTTCGTGGGAAGAAGATTAGGAACTGGATTCTTTTTACGGGTCTTATATTGAGGCATTTTGAAAAGGGCAAAAAGCTGAGAATTTACAAAACTCTTTGGGCGTCTAAATATTCTTCGAATGTAGAGGAATGTACATGA
It includes:
- the LOC135212322 gene encoding glutamate receptor-like, encoding MKASTEAWVVFLLVSSLVGFSSSLYRKYQEEEHYLQRADEPLKPLLKATTRRDCSVIFVADKKTDPYSSYLIQELELETEAPHGISTFELMYDAEDANNSRSAMSSTLREVTKLRKASWCVVVIVLSDDPVFLTALAKVGLKARLVGWPTKMLVVTRLEPASLTYLISQHWIYSLMSTMFVNLEVKGVSYRWVIYSHFPYSPEGPKEVVIGTWAPGMGFRLHTGQRLFPDKYQDFHGGIVNVTSLTHTPYWMEEEYTKEDGTKGKIITGTDGLLLHVIAKKLNFTFYLMPADDWDEVERLVIDREAYMSPVYWDLIPERLERYDMSFVYEHAYFAFSMVAPPVKPHWTSLYYPLTDDVWIATLVSLAFASVALAMMLSLNKTKAWEKLHEAEIAILEVVGTLLNQTFAHQHPDTGSTRMLVVAWLLFSFLIGSVYRANLTAFLMLPKPQPRAETVEELVEAVDVVTGETYSESTKIFFMKSEYPPYRKLGEMLTIGYETSVGMRLAEENKRSSHVDFLKHMHHVLVDKFTRPDGTTSLYIGKSNIVYLPSSWPMSHDTPFLPHVDKILIEAVESGIIEKWYRDEIEKARRKSMERLRESRAKGLAENSEAINEEDIMSGAIPALSLAHLQGPFILVVIGSVLAFVAFFFEVACGLRCCR